One Terriglobales bacterium genomic window, TTCAGACCTGCGCGGTGTCCCCACTACTGGTTCGCTCATAACTGGTTGTGCTGGTGGAGTATGCAAATTCTACCCGCGATTTGCAATGCTCGCTTGCGGCGGCAATGTCGCGCGCAAAGCCGACGCACAGGTGCGACTGCGGCGGCGCGTCCGTAGCAAGCATTATCTGATTGGTTAACAGGCAGTAGCTGCGGAGTTGATTGCTCTCCACTTAACCAGCGCAATTATTATTGCTAAACCTGATACTCCACCGGGACCGCCGCACGACGTCGGGCTTACGGAAGTCCCTGTCCTGCCACAACTCTGGCCTAAGTCGCTGCATCCCAACACTCTGGAAGCCTACGAGGATGGCGCCCGAGGAGCAGTTTAGGATTGAAATCCAGCCTAGAACTCTCTTACTATCGCCTCAGTTCCAAGCGGACCTTTGTATGCGGCGCCGAGTCGGCGTTGTCGTGTATCCGTGCCGGGACAATCTGGCAGTCACTGGATTTCGGACATTCATGTTGAAGCTAAAAGGCTCTCTGGCAGTCCAGGTTGTGCTCGTGATCGCGATGATGGCGCCGCTGACGGCAAGCGCCGCAGCAGCCACGGTTTCCACGCCACGCAAGACTCACAAGGCCAAGACTGTCGTAGAAAGCCCCAGGACTAGAAAAAAGATCGTCAGCAAGCGCCGGCACCGCCGTGTGAGCAAGTACGAGTGGGTAAATGGACACCGGTTGCAGCGGAGCCGCTATCGCGAGCACTACGCGACGTCTTCATTCACCAGCCAGGACCTGACCGTCGGCGACGTAACGACGGGCGAAGATCCGGTGGTGCGCGCGGCCGCGATTGACGCCCTGGGCAATCACAACGGCACGGTCTTGGCAATTGATCCCAACAGCGGCCGCATCCTGGCCATGGTCAATCAGAAGATGGCGCTCGCCGGGGGCGCGGAGCCCTGTTCGACGATCAAGATCGCGGTGGCGCTGGCTGCGCTCAGCGAAAATGTGGTGACCCGGGAGACCAAGATCCAGCTCGGCCGCCGCACACGAATAGACCTGACACAGGCCCTGGCGCACTCCAATAACCCGTTTTTTGAAACGCTGGGCCGGAAGATGGGATTTGAGAAGGTCAGCTATTACGCGCACCAGTTTGGCTTGGGCGAGTTGGCGGGTTGGAACATCGAGGGCGAGCACCTGGGAGCGTTTCCTTCCGAAGAACTGCCTGCGAGCATGGGTGGGGTAGGCAGGATGTGCTCCTTCGGGCAGGGAATTTCGCTTACGCCGTTGCAATTGGGCGCGCTGGTATCCGCCATCGCCAATGGCGGAACGCTGTATTACCTGCAGCATCCCTCGACCCCGGAAGAGATTTCCACGTTCGAGCCGCGGGTCAAGCGCTATCTCGACATCGGGCCGGTGATTCCCGAGGTTTCGCCCGGCATGGCCGCCGCAGTCCAGTATGGCACGGCGCAAAGCGTGCGCTGGAACTTCAGCGAAGAAGAAGTTCTTGGAAAAACCGGCACCTGCTCGAACAATGGCACACGCCTAGGATGGTTCGCCTCCTTCGCCAACACCGCGGCGGGCAGGATTGCAGTGGTGGTGTTCCTGGAGGGCGGCCGTCCGACCTTCGGTCCCAAGGCGGCGGAGATCGCCGGGCTCATGTACCGCAATCTGTACGACCACAGCTACTTCGTGAAATCAACGCCGGCGCCGGAAAAATCCGGTTTGGGAGTGGTGCAGTAAGAGTTCGACCTTTTCATTGTTTGGTGCACAAGCCTCCAGGTTGGGAGGCTTTTTCGTTTGCGATTACGGCGCGGCGCCCAGTTCCTTGAGTGCTTCTTCCAGCGCGATCTTTTCGGCTGCATCTTTCTCGCCGGCGAGGGCGGACTTGAGCCAGAGGATGGCGGCGGGCTTGGAGACGTGAGGATTGATGGGCGGATCGATCTCCTCGATGCGCCATAAGCCATCGCTGTCCTTGAGGCGGAAGGCGACGGAGTCCTTGGCGCGCTCGGCGGAATAGCCGATGCCACGCTCGAAGCGGCCGAGGACGGTGTAGTCGACGTCAACGTTGGAGGAGCGTATGCCTTCGTTGGCGCTGGTGATGTCGTACTGGGAGACGACGGTGAAGCCGCGCCAGTCGGGATTGTCCCGCCACGTGGTCAGCGGCTTGACGCGGTCCCAGCCCTCCTTGGAGAGGCGAGAGCCGACGTAATCGAGGCGGCAGTAGCTGCCGACAATGCTGCGCGCAGGCTGACGCGGGTGGCGGCCGGGGAGATTCACGCTTTGCCCGGCGGCAAAGCAGGACGCCAACAGGAGGAAGGCGAGAAGACGAGGCATCAATAGCAGGGTACAGCAACAAAAGGTACAAGCCACATTGAGCTAGTGGGCCTTGCGGACATCCCCGGAAATCAGCCCGTCTTTCAGGTTAATGACCCGGTGAGCGTACTCGGCGATGTCGTGCTCGTGGGTTACCAGCACGATGGTATTGCCATTCTCGTGTAGTCCGTCCAACACCGCCATGATCTCGTTGCCGGTCTGGGAGTCGAGGTTTCCGGTTGGTTCGTCGGCCAGAATGATGGAAGGCTTATTGACCAGGGCACGAGCGATGGCGACGCGCTGCCGTTGGCCGCCGGAAAGCTCGTTGGGCTTGTGCATCATGCGATGCTCCATGCCCACGGACTTGAGCGCTTCCTTGGCGCGTTCGATGCGCGTTTCCGCCGGAACGCCGGCGTAGATCAGCGGCAGCTCCACGTTGTGCAGCGAAGTCGCGCGCGCCAGCAAATTAAAGGTCTGAAATACAAATCCGATCTCCTTGTTGCGGATGCGCGCCAGTTCGTCATCATCCAGTTCGCTGACCAGCTGGTTGTTCAGCCAGTAGCGGCCCTTGCTGGGGGTATCGAGGCAACCGATCAGGTTCATCAGCGTCGACTTGCCGGAACCCGACGGACCCATAATGGCCACGTATTCGTTGCGTTCGATGCGCAGGTTCACCCCGCGCAGCGCGTGCACCTGTTGCTCGGACCCCATGTCGTAAGTCTTCCATAGGTCCTCGGTGCAGATGATGCACCCATCCGGCGGCGCGATCAGCGGCTCCGATATGCTGGCGACCTCAGTGGCCATTTTCGTGTCTCTCACTTTTTTCGCTGGATCGGTCGTTTCGCCGCGCTAGCCGCTCGGCAGAAAGACCCCCTCTATGCCTTTGACGCTCGGCGCGTCACAACGTTAGGTCTTCTCGTCCTCTTTTTTAGGGGCACTATTGTCAATCTTCACCGAGGCCCCATTGCGCAGCGAGCGCAGCACTTTATAGCTGCCGGTCACAATCTCGTCGCCGGGCTGCAATCCGCTGGTCACCTCGATGTCAGTCGTGCCGGTAATGCCGGTGTCCACTTTTACGAACTCAGCCTTCTTGTTGCGCACCACGAATACGCCCTGGATCTCTTCCTTGTCTTTGGCGGTGGGCGCCGGCGCCGCCGCCTGCACCGTGCCCTTGCCCGGCTTCTTCTCCAGATCACCCTTCTGGCGCACCGTGAGCGCCTGGATCGGGATGGTCACCGCACTGCCGCGCGAGGCGGTCGTAATCTTGGCGGTTGTGGACAGGCCCGGACGCAAGTTGGCGGGCGGGTCTTTGATGGTCACCACCACCTTGAAATCCTTCGCTTCCTGGCTGCCAGTGGTGGTTTGCGTTGTGGCCAGCCCGGTGGAGCGCACTACCGCATTGTTGCCGATTTCGGTGACGATGCCGTGAAACGTCTTCTTGGGGATGGCGTCAATGGTGACTTCCGCGTTTTGCCCGAGTTTCACATTCACGATGTCGGTTTCATCCACCATGACTTCGGCGGTAACCACCGACATGTCCGAAACCGTCATCAGCAAACTGCCGGGCGAGCTCTGGATGCCCATGATGACGGTTTCGCCTTCGCGCACCGGGAGGTTGCTGACGATGCCGTCGTAGGGCGAGACATATTCGGTCTTGCTCAGTACATCGCTGGCATGGGTCAACTGTGCCTGCATTTGGCGGATGCGTTCCGCGTTGGTTGCGGCCTGGGCTTTGGTTTGCGCGATGCGGGCGCGGGCTGATGCAACCGCGGCGTCGGCGGCTTCGAAGGCCGCCTTGCGCGTGTCAAAGTCCTGTTTGGGAATCAGAGCCTGGCCGTAGAGCGCCTCGCCCCGCTGATAATCGAGCTTGGCGCGGTCGTAATCAGCGCGCGCCTTGTCGAGATCCGATTGCGCGCCCCTCAGCATTGCTTCCGAGGCGGTCAGGTCGGTCTTGGCGCCCGCAAGTTGGGCCTGCATCGAGGCAACATCGGCGGCCGACTGCACGTAATCGAGCTTGGCCAGCAGTTGCCCCTTCTTGACCTGCTCGCCTTCCTGCACAAAAAGCTTGGTGATCTTCCCGTAACCGTTGGCGCCAATATTGACGTACGTCTTGGGCTTGATCTCACCCGAGGCGCTGACGATCGAGGTGAGATCCTGACGCGTGACTTTGCCGGTCTGCACCACCACCACGCCCTTGCCGCTCTCGTGGACGGTGAAGCCGACAATCGCAGACACAAGTACTAAGATTCCGACGCCAATCGCGATTTTTTTCCCCGTTTTCAATCAATGCCTCGCGCGTACCGCCTGATTAAAACGGACGCTACCACCTGCCTCTCATGAATACGCAGGCCAGAGCGGAGAAGTTCCATCCGGAGGCGAGTGCGGATCTATCGGGCTCGTGGTTTGGAATAAATGAAGGTACCAAGGCTATTATATGAAGATCCCGCGAATATCGGCTATCTATTCACGGTTAAGGAACCCGATTTGCGGGGATGAATTGTGCTCCCGAGTCTCTGGAAATTACTGGCAACTCAGCACATAGGGACACATGATCACACAAATAGTATGATTCTGGTTCTTGCAATAAGAGCGGCGACAACATAGAATTTAAGCGCCCGAATTGTCTCCCAGGAGTCCACTTCCGATGTCGCTCAAAGTAGTTTGGGGTCGTGTCTTGGCACTCAGTCTGGCCGGCTCCGTATGTTTGGTAGCCGCTTCCTTTGCGCAGAGTGACAAGAGCAGCAGGACCGACGCCCAGCCCCAGGCCTCCCGACCAGACGAAAGCGGGCAGAAAGTGGACCCGCTGAAACGACCCCTGTCGGATCGACAGCAGAAGCAGCAGCAGAAGGCCCTCAAACAGGAGGTCAGTAAAGTTTACCGGAAGTGGCTGGATGAGGACGTCCGCTGGATCATTACCGATCAGGAGCGGGGCGCTTTCAAGCAATTAGGCAACGACGAGGAACGCGATCAGTTCATCGAGCAGTTCTGGCTTCGCCGCAACCCGAATCCGGATAGCCCGGAGAACGAATACAAGGAAGAGCATTACCGACGCATCGCCTACGCCAATGAGCATTTCGCCGCCGGCGTTGCCGGCTGGAGGACGGACCGAGGGCGCATTTACATCATGTACGGCAAGCCCGATGAGATCGAATCTCATCCCAGCGGCGGTACCTACGAACGCCCCGCCGAGGAAGGTGGCGGCACAACGTCGACCTATCCCTTCGAAACTTGGCGTTACCGCTACCTGGAAGGCATCGGGCAAGAAGTCATGATTGAGTTCGTCGACAGCTGCATGTGCAATGAATATCACATGAGCAACGACCGCTCGGAAAAGGATGCACTGCTGCGTGTTCCCGGCGCCGGCCTCACCATGTACGAACAGATGGGCATGGCGAGCAAAGCGGACCGCTTCACCAACCCGGAAAACCTGGGCCAAGGACCTTTCAACCAGAACCTGCAATCGAAGCAGTTCGACCGTCTGGAGCAGTTTGCCAAATTGAACCGAGCCCCCACAATTAAGTTCAAGGATTTGGAAGAGGTGGTCAGCCACAAGATCACCATGAACTTCCTGCCCTTTGATGTGCGGGCTGATTTCGTGAAGGTAACCTCGGACACGGTTTTGGTTCCGATTACGATCCAGGTTAAAAACAAGGACGTGACTTGGACCGGCAAAGAAGGCGTGCAGCGGATGGCGGTGAATATCTTCGGGCGGGTGACCACCTTGACCGGCCGCGTTGCGCAGACATTTGAAGACACCGTTACCGACGGCCTGCCGAGCGAGCTGCTGCCCAAGGTCATCGAGAACAGCCATGTGTACTGGAAGGCACTGCCGCTGCGCCCGGGACACTACCGCTTCGACATCGTGTTGAAGGATGTGAACGGCGACAAGGTCGGAACCTGGAGCCGCGGCATTGTGGTGCCGGAGTTCAGCGAGGACAAGCTGGCATCTTCCTCGCTGATTGTGGCCGACGAGATGCAGAAGGTAGCCACCAAGAGCGTTGGAGCAGGCAACTTCGTCATTGGCGATACCAAGGTGCGGCCGCGAGTCGACGCGGCCAATGGCCAGCCCACCGCGTTCAAGCGTGATCAGAAAGTGAATTTCTGGATGCAGGTTTATAACCTGGGTATCGACCAGCAGACGCACAAGCCGTCCGCCAACATCTCTTACGAAGTGGTGAACATGGCGACGCAGAAACCCGTGGTTCAACTGGCCGAAACCACCGGGC contains:
- a CDS encoding penicillin-binding transpeptidase domain-containing protein, with product MLKLKGSLAVQVVLVIAMMAPLTASAAAATVSTPRKTHKAKTVVESPRTRKKIVSKRRHRRVSKYEWVNGHRLQRSRYREHYATSSFTSQDLTVGDVTTGEDPVVRAAAIDALGNHNGTVLAIDPNSGRILAMVNQKMALAGGAEPCSTIKIAVALAALSENVVTRETKIQLGRRTRIDLTQALAHSNNPFFETLGRKMGFEKVSYYAHQFGLGELAGWNIEGEHLGAFPSEELPASMGGVGRMCSFGQGISLTPLQLGALVSAIANGGTLYYLQHPSTPEEISTFEPRVKRYLDIGPVIPEVSPGMAAAVQYGTAQSVRWNFSEEEVLGKTGTCSNNGTRLGWFASFANTAAGRIAVVVFLEGGRPTFGPKAAEIAGLMYRNLYDHSYFVKSTPAPEKSGLGVVQ
- a CDS encoding ABC transporter ATP-binding protein; translation: MATEVASISEPLIAPPDGCIICTEDLWKTYDMGSEQQVHALRGVNLRIERNEYVAIMGPSGSGKSTLMNLIGCLDTPSKGRYWLNNQLVSELDDDELARIRNKEIGFVFQTFNLLARATSLHNVELPLIYAGVPAETRIERAKEALKSVGMEHRMMHKPNELSGGQRQRVAIARALVNKPSIILADEPTGNLDSQTGNEIMAVLDGLHENGNTIVLVTHEHDIAEYAHRVINLKDGLISGDVRKAH
- a CDS encoding efflux RND transporter periplasmic adaptor subunit, producing the protein MSAIVGFTVHESGKGVVVVQTGKVTRQDLTSIVSASGEIKPKTYVNIGANGYGKITKLFVQEGEQVKKGQLLAKLDYVQSAADVASMQAQLAGAKTDLTASEAMLRGAQSDLDKARADYDRAKLDYQRGEALYGQALIPKQDFDTRKAAFEAADAAVASARARIAQTKAQAATNAERIRQMQAQLTHASDVLSKTEYVSPYDGIVSNLPVREGETVIMGIQSSPGSLLMTVSDMSVVTAEVMVDETDIVNVKLGQNAEVTIDAIPKKTFHGIVTEIGNNAVVRSTGLATTQTTTGSQEAKDFKVVVTIKDPPANLRPGLSTTAKITTASRGSAVTIPIQALTVRQKGDLEKKPGKGTVQAAAPAPTAKDKEEIQGVFVVRNKKAEFVKVDTGITGTTDIEVTSGLQPGDEIVTGSYKVLRSLRNGASVKIDNSAPKKEDEKT
- a CDS encoding GWxTD domain-containing protein, with product MDPLKRPLSDRQQKQQQKALKQEVSKVYRKWLDEDVRWIITDQERGAFKQLGNDEERDQFIEQFWLRRNPNPDSPENEYKEEHYRRIAYANEHFAAGVAGWRTDRGRIYIMYGKPDEIESHPSGGTYERPAEEGGGTTSTYPFETWRYRYLEGIGQEVMIEFVDSCMCNEYHMSNDRSEKDALLRVPGAGLTMYEQMGMASKADRFTNPENLGQGPFNQNLQSKQFDRLEQFAKLNRAPTIKFKDLEEVVSHKITMNFLPFDVRADFVKVTSDTVLVPITIQVKNKDVTWTGKEGVQRMAVNIFGRVTTLTGRVAQTFEDTVTDGLPSELLPKVIENSHVYWKALPLRPGHYRFDIVLKDVNGDKVGTWSRGIVVPEFSEDKLASSSLIVADEMQKVATKSVGAGNFVIGDTKVRPRVDAANGQPTAFKRDQKVNFWMQVYNLGIDQQTHKPSANISYEVVNMATQKPVVQLAETTGQLGNIGEQVTLEKSLPLQNISPGTYQITIKVNDLISKQDLKSTAKFAVE